The Agarilytica rhodophyticola genome has a window encoding:
- a CDS encoding MlaA family lipoprotein produces MNFYLPQKAARLYKAFFVCFLLSFLGACASTPNNANVDPDNPDIQAQVKEKNVDSLEGFNRVMFRFNDTFDYWLLKPIARGYNWITPSPVKTGVGNFFSNLGEIRNIVNDGLQWKWKQASNDTGRFLLNSTIGLVGLIDVASAAGLEKSDGENFSQTLAKWGVGRGSYLVLPFLGPTTVRGGLSMPADWVTDPTFYLESSNATIALSALNIIHTRSELLKAEDLISGDRYLFIREAYLQRLDFLENDGVVEDDFGDGEDFGDDEYDDYE; encoded by the coding sequence GTGAATTTTTATTTACCCCAAAAGGCGGCACGCCTATACAAAGCTTTTTTTGTGTGTTTTTTGCTCTCTTTCCTGGGCGCTTGTGCATCAACACCGAACAACGCTAACGTAGATCCAGATAATCCTGATATCCAAGCCCAAGTGAAAGAAAAAAATGTTGATAGCTTGGAGGGCTTCAACCGCGTGATGTTTCGCTTTAACGATACTTTTGACTACTGGCTTCTAAAGCCTATTGCCAGAGGTTATAACTGGATTACTCCTTCGCCTGTTAAGACTGGTGTGGGTAATTTTTTTAGCAACCTAGGTGAAATAAGAAATATTGTTAATGATGGACTGCAGTGGAAATGGAAACAGGCATCAAACGACACGGGCCGTTTTCTTTTGAACTCCACCATAGGTTTGGTGGGCTTAATCGATGTGGCTTCTGCCGCTGGTTTAGAAAAAAGTGATGGTGAGAACTTTTCGCAAACACTTGCCAAGTGGGGAGTAGGGCGGGGTTCCTATCTAGTGCTGCCGTTCTTAGGGCCAACCACGGTGCGAGGCGGTCTTTCTATGCCCGCTGACTGGGTGACCGATCCGACCTTTTATTTAGAGTCCTCCAATGCAACCATTGCCCTGAGTGCGCTTAACATTATTCATACTCGCTCTGAATTATTGAAGGCAGAAGATCTTATCTCTGGTGACCGTTATTTATTTATTAGAGAAGCTTACCTCCAGCGCTTAGACTTTCTCGAAAACGACGGTGTGGTAGAAGATGATTTTGGCGATGGTGAAGATTTTGGAGATGATGAGTACGACGATTATGAATAA
- a CDS encoding PP2C family protein-serine/threonine phosphatase produces the protein MSRPHRQLLVIDADISIREDVVAHLKKNDFDVHQFSSGKEALLWLDANRPDAILADLFVSDMDGLQVLEALRKKLPQIPVIVTSDSGAVKDVVDVLHLGAADYLVKPIANIEVLLHAIERALERSELILQNQVYRQELEQANSELTEYIRLLERDQKAGRSVQRKLLPEAPVSFGDFNVDFQLIPSLYLSGDFIDFGCISKRYLAFYLVDVSGHGAASAFVTVWLKQLVHHFFREENAFRSEESFEKDAAKILSLVNMEVINSGVGCHMTCFVGVIDIYSKEMRYVFGGHLPFPILITDKGCEYLTGKGKPVGIFPDASWQVYSTTLPDTFSLVVFSDGILEVLPGKELIEKEQHLLEVVANNTQDIGSLTQAFAIDSMSSVPDDIAILKIQAEIS, from the coding sequence ATGTCACGACCTCACCGTCAGTTACTGGTTATCGATGCGGATATTTCGATCCGGGAAGATGTTGTGGCGCACCTAAAAAAGAATGACTTTGATGTTCACCAATTTAGCTCAGGTAAAGAAGCCTTGCTATGGCTTGATGCTAACCGTCCCGATGCTATTTTGGCTGACCTCTTTGTATCTGATATGGATGGCTTGCAGGTACTTGAAGCCCTGCGAAAAAAGCTACCGCAAATTCCTGTCATTGTGACATCTGATAGTGGGGCGGTGAAAGATGTGGTGGATGTGTTGCATCTTGGCGCTGCAGATTATCTCGTTAAGCCTATTGCTAATATCGAAGTTTTATTACATGCAATTGAACGAGCTCTCGAACGTTCAGAGCTAATATTGCAAAATCAGGTCTATCGCCAGGAGCTTGAACAGGCCAATTCAGAACTCACCGAATATATTCGTTTATTGGAGCGTGACCAAAAAGCAGGCCGCAGTGTTCAGCGTAAGTTGTTGCCAGAGGCTCCTGTTTCTTTCGGTGATTTCAATGTGGATTTTCAGCTTATTCCCTCCTTATATTTGAGTGGTGACTTCATTGATTTTGGTTGTATATCGAAACGGTATCTAGCCTTCTACTTGGTGGATGTTTCTGGCCATGGTGCCGCTTCAGCATTTGTGACTGTGTGGTTGAAGCAACTCGTACATCACTTTTTTCGCGAGGAGAATGCATTTCGTTCAGAAGAATCTTTTGAAAAAGATGCCGCTAAAATATTGAGCCTGGTGAATATGGAAGTGATAAATTCTGGCGTGGGTTGCCACATGACGTGTTTTGTTGGCGTGATTGATATATATTCAAAAGAGATGCGTTATGTTTTCGGTGGGCATCTACCTTTTCCTATATTGATCACTGATAAAGGGTGTGAGTACCTAACAGGTAAAGGCAAACCTGTCGGGATATTTCCTGATGCCAGCTGGCAAGTCTATTCGACGACTTTACCTGACACCTTCTCTTTAGTGGTGTTTTCAGATGGAATACTCGAGGTGTTACCAGGAAAAGAACTTATTGAAAAAGAGCAGCACCTACTTGAAGTTGTTGCAAATAATACGCAGGACATAGGGTCGCTTACGCAAGCTTTTGCAATTGATAGCATGTCGTCGGTCCCTGACGACATCGCTATTCTTAAGATACAAGCAGAGATATCATAA
- a CDS encoding STAS domain-containing protein, with amino-acid sequence MTSGSIKIADHDGVFVIKMIGDVRLTLCLSFDEFIEQLLSRPDYTSVIFDLTQAQAIDSTTLGLMAKFSIKAGQHNKESPIVISNNPSISRILVSMSFDDIFRLVDEDNFVKDDSKSDEKITIMENNGSESEIKVKVLEAHRFLMGLNDENHAQFKELVETLEAPK; translated from the coding sequence ATGACATCAGGCTCGATTAAAATAGCGGATCACGACGGCGTTTTCGTGATAAAGATGATTGGTGATGTGCGTCTAACGTTATGTCTTTCATTTGACGAGTTTATCGAGCAGCTATTGTCCAGACCCGATTACACTTCTGTCATCTTCGACCTCACCCAAGCGCAAGCGATTGATAGTACAACCTTAGGCTTGATGGCTAAATTTTCAATCAAAGCCGGTCAACACAACAAAGAATCCCCAATTGTCATATCTAATAATCCAAGTATTTCCCGAATTTTGGTGTCCATGAGCTTTGATGATATCTTCCGACTTGTCGATGAAGATAACTTTGTTAAGGATGACAGCAAAAGTGATGAAAAAATTACTATTATGGAAAATAATGGCTCGGAGAGCGAAATAAAGGTCAAGGTTCTTGAGGCGCATCGTTTTTTGATGGGGTTAAATGATGAAAACCACGCCCAGTTCAAAGAATTGGTCGAAACTTTAGAAGCTCCTAAATAG
- a CDS encoding PilZ domain-containing protein: protein MNTANYGYREKRNYIRMKVDTPVAIVCCHDGSSVEGICRDLSGGGLMIELNTTFPVGTQMEVTISSGHAHNPILKAKTEVTRIISQPDSEEQPCLLGMQILEVLS, encoded by the coding sequence ATGAATACAGCTAATTACGGTTATCGAGAAAAACGCAATTATATTCGCATGAAAGTCGACACTCCTGTGGCTATTGTTTGCTGTCACGACGGTAGTAGTGTAGAGGGAATTTGCCGTGATCTAAGTGGCGGTGGATTAATGATTGAGTTGAATACTACATTTCCAGTAGGAACTCAGATGGAAGTCACCATTTCATCGGGACACGCTCATAACCCCATATTAAAAGCTAAGACAGAAGTTACACGTATTATTTCGCAGCCGGATTCCGAAGAGCAGCCTTGTTTACTCGGCATGCAGATTTTAGAAGTCCTGAGTTGA